From the Diospyros lotus cultivar Yz01 chromosome 13, ASM1463336v1, whole genome shotgun sequence genome, one window contains:
- the LOC127787920 gene encoding protein NRT1/ PTR FAMILY 5.6-like encodes MRMEKAKKGEDVGVDEEKWVYDSSVDHRGRIPPRATTGVWKASLFVIAIEFSERLSYFGIASSLIIYLTKVIHQDLKVAAKSCNYWSGVTTMMPLVGGFLADAYLGRFTTVVASSSVYLLGLILLTMSRLIPSFKPCDAESCHEPRKIHEVVFFIAIYLISVGTGGHKPALESFGADQFDEDHPEERRKKMSFFNWWNFGLCSGLLFGVTVIVYVQDHVSWAVADIILTAVMAASIVIFCAGRPVYRYRKPTGSPLTPMLQVLVAAINKRKLPYPSNPDELYEVPKSQKTQGRLLCHTDKLKFLDKAAILEDIGSSEEKQQNPWKLATVTKVEEMKLLINMIPIWLAMLPFGICVAQTATFFIKQGTTLDRKTNYGFLIPPASIYAIAAIGMIISVTIYDKVLVPVLRRMTGNERGINILQRIGIGMLFSIATMVVAALVEKKRLNFVEKDPVKGSASMSVLWLAPQFLIIGIGDGFALVGLQEYFYDQVPDSMRSLGIAFYLSVIGVANFISSLLITLVDHVTSKSGKSWFGKDLNSSRLDNFYWLLAAMAAANLITYVIVARQYSYKNVQGRTAVAVADCYEGDTAQAMA; translated from the exons ATGAGAATGGAGAAAGCAAAGAAAGGAGAAGATGTGGGCGTTGACGAGGAGAAATGGGTTTATGATTCTTCGGTTGATCACAGAGGCAGGATCCCTCCCCGAGCCACCACCGGTGTATGGAAAGCCTCACTCTTCGTTATTG CCATCGAGTTTAGCGAGAGGCTAAGCTACTTTGGGATAGCGTCGAGTCTAATCATATACTTGACCAAGGTGATCCATCAGGACCTCAAAGTAGCAGCAAAGAGTTGCAACTACTGGTCTGGTGTCACCACTATGATGCCACTAGTGGGTGGGTTCTTAGCCGATGCTTACCTGGGCCGATTCACTACTGTTGTTGCTTCATCCTCGGTCTATCTTCTG GGTTTGATTCTCTTGACAATGTCTAGATTGATTCCAAGCTTCAAGCCTTGTGATGCTGAGAGTTGCCACGAACCGAGGAAGATTCATGAAGTGGTCTTCTTTATTGCCATCTACTTGATTTCTGTAGGTACTGGAGGCCACAAACCTGCTCTGGAGAGCTTTGGAGCTGATCAATTCGACGAAGATCATCccgaagaaagaaggaagaaaatgtcctttttcaaCTGGTGGAACTTTGGCCTCTGCTCTGGCTTATTATTTGGAGTCACAGTGATTGTTTATGTCCAAGACCATGTGAGCTGGGCTGTCGCAGACATTATCCTGACTGCAGTAATGGCTGCTAGTATCGTCATCTTCTGTGCCGGGAGGCCTGTTTATCGCTATAGAAAACCGACAGGAAGTCCCTTAACCCCAATGCTACAAGTTCTTGTGGCAGCCATTAACAAAAGAAAGCTTCCTTATCCTTCAAATCCGGATGAATTATATGAAGTTCCCAAGTCACAGAAGACTCAAGGGAGGCTTCTATGCCATACTGACAAGCTCAA ATTTCTTGACAAGGCTGCAATCCTTGAAGACATAGGAAGTTCAGAAGAGAAGCAGCAGAATCCATGGAAACTCGCAACTGTGACCAAAGTTGAAGAGATGAAGCTACTCATCAACATGATCCCCATCTGGCTGGCTATGCTGCCATTTGGCATTTGTGTAGCACAAACCGCAACATTCTTCATCAAACAAGGCACCACCCTGGACCGGAAAACCAATTACGGGTTCCTGATTCCTCCAGCCTCGATTTATGCCATTGCAGCCATTGGAATGATCATCTCTGTAACCATATATGACAAGGTCCTTGTGCCTGTATTGAGACGGATGACTGGGAACGAGCGAGGCATCAACATCCTCCAGAGGATTGGCATAGGGATGCTTTTTTCGATTGCAACCATGGTGGTTGCAGCCTTGGTAGAGAAAAAGAGGCTCAATTTTGTGGAAAAGGATCCAGTCAAGGGCTCAGCCTCCATGAGTGTGCTCTGGCTAGCTCCTCAGTTCCTGATCATCGGCATTGGTGATGGATTCGCTCTGGTGGGCTTGCAAGAGTACTTCTACGACCAAGTCCCCGATTCGATGAGAAGCCTTGGTATTGCATTTTACCTCAGTGTGATTGGAGTAGCAAACTTCATTAGCAGCCTCTTGATAACACTTGTGGACCATGTAACCAGCAAGTCCGGGAAGAGCTGGTTCGGCAAGGATTTGAACAGCAGCCGGCTGGACAATTTCTACTGGCTTTTGGCTGCCATGGCAGCTGCGAATTTGATCACTTACGTGATCGTGGCTCGACAGTATTCTTACAAGAATGTGCAGGGGAGGACCGCTGTGGCTGTGGCTGATTGCTATGAAGGTGACACTGCACAGGCAATGGCTTAA